A single region of the Streptomyces sp. ITFR-16 genome encodes:
- a CDS encoding VWA domain-containing protein gives MANFSKSNVPQFSVEVYQNEFLPEGGREVNGIITVTSTGGGTTGGVPLTGASIAPTLAPGRTADAAVVIMVDCSGSMDYPPTKMRNARDATAAAIDTLRDGTSFAVVGGTHVAKEVYPGNGRLAVADAGTRAQAKEALRRLSAGGGTAIGTWLRLADRLLGAADVDIRHGILLTDGRNEHESPEDLRAALDACAGRFTCDARGVGTDWEVKEVTAIASALLGTADIVADPAGLATDFTQMMENAMGKEVADVALRLWTPVGVEIKFVKQVAPTVAELTDRRTEAGPRAGDYPTGSWGDESRDYHVCVQVPEAGIGQEMLAARVSLILPDPAGGAPQTLSQGLVRAVWTDDMVASTSINPQVAHYTGQAELAQVIQQGLDARKSGDFDGATAKLGRAVQLASASGNEDTAKLLSKVVDVVDAATGTVRLKAKVADADEMTLETRSTKTVRVKK, from the coding sequence ATGGCCAACTTCTCCAAGTCGAACGTGCCGCAGTTCTCCGTCGAGGTGTATCAGAACGAATTTCTTCCCGAGGGCGGCCGTGAGGTCAACGGCATCATCACGGTCACGTCGACCGGCGGCGGCACCACCGGGGGTGTCCCGCTGACGGGTGCGAGCATCGCGCCCACGCTCGCCCCGGGCCGGACGGCCGACGCCGCCGTCGTGATCATGGTCGACTGTTCGGGTTCGATGGACTACCCGCCGACGAAGATGCGCAACGCCCGCGACGCTACGGCGGCAGCCATCGACACCCTGCGCGACGGCACCTCCTTCGCCGTGGTCGGCGGCACGCACGTCGCCAAGGAGGTCTATCCGGGCAACGGCCGGCTCGCGGTGGCCGACGCCGGGACCCGGGCCCAGGCCAAGGAGGCGCTGCGCCGGCTGAGCGCGGGCGGCGGCACGGCGATCGGGACCTGGCTGCGGCTGGCCGACCGGCTGCTGGGCGCCGCCGATGTGGACATCCGGCACGGCATCCTGCTGACGGACGGGCGCAACGAGCACGAGTCCCCGGAGGATCTGCGGGCCGCGCTCGACGCGTGTGCGGGCCGGTTCACCTGTGACGCCCGCGGGGTCGGCACCGACTGGGAAGTGAAAGAGGTCACAGCGATCGCCTCGGCGCTGCTCGGCACGGCCGACATCGTCGCCGACCCGGCGGGGCTGGCCACGGACTTCACGCAGATGATGGAGAACGCGATGGGCAAGGAGGTCGCGGACGTGGCGCTGCGGCTCTGGACCCCGGTCGGCGTGGAGATCAAGTTCGTGAAGCAGGTCGCGCCGACGGTCGCCGAGCTGACCGACCGCCGCACCGAGGCGGGTCCCCGGGCCGGGGACTACCCCACGGGTTCCTGGGGCGACGAGTCCCGCGACTACCACGTGTGCGTCCAGGTGCCGGAGGCCGGCATCGGGCAGGAGATGCTCGCGGCCCGGGTCTCGCTGATCCTTCCGGACCCGGCGGGCGGGGCTCCCCAGACGCTGTCGCAGGGCCTGGTACGGGCGGTCTGGACGGACGACATGGTGGCCTCGACCTCGATCAATCCGCAGGTCGCGCACTACACGGGTCAGGCGGAACTGGCCCAAGTCATCCAACAGGGGCTCGATGCACGCAAGTCGGGAGACTTCGACGGCGCGACGGCCAAACTCGGCCGTGCGGTGCAGCTGGCATCGGCGTCCGGGAACGAGGACACTGCGAAACTGCTTTCGAAGGTGGTAGACGTCGTCGACGCGGCGACAGGTACTGTGCGACTGAAGGCGAAGGTAGCGGATGCGGACGAGATGACACTCGAAACGCGCTCCACGAAGACCGTTCGCGTCAAGAAATAG
- a CDS encoding protein phosphatase 2C domain-containing protein → MNMSQNHQEPGVSRCPGCEEPLEPGDLFCGACGYDLSAVPEPPQDRPTIAITTGGGAAPVAAAPAAVRSDGPEASGDFELAAPGTAAPAPDPRTAPEPAAVLPPGTKVCVACRAGRVDDDGYCENCGHAQPRERDHMEQELGSVAAVSDRGLRHHRNEDSFAVSVTALPDGSPAVVAIVCDGVSSASRPDEASAAAASAANEALLGALPRGTHPQQAMHEAIVAAAESVNRLARDDGQGQERDPHRQQNAPACTLVGAVMAGGLLVVGWVGDSRVYWVPEDRSTAPARLTEDDSWAAQMVAAGLMNEAEAYADERAHAITGWLGADSYELEPHTASFKPDRPGLVVVCTDGLWNYAESAAEMAAAVPADAYERPLHGAQVLVGHALDGGGHDNVTVALLPFAVSPQGAGSAYSGG, encoded by the coding sequence GTGAACATGTCGCAGAACCACCAGGAGCCGGGCGTGTCGAGGTGTCCCGGCTGCGAGGAGCCGCTGGAGCCGGGCGACCTGTTCTGCGGGGCGTGCGGGTACGACCTGTCGGCCGTGCCCGAGCCGCCGCAGGACCGCCCGACCATCGCCATCACCACCGGCGGGGGCGCCGCCCCGGTCGCCGCCGCGCCCGCGGCGGTCCGCTCCGACGGCCCGGAGGCCTCCGGCGACTTCGAGCTGGCCGCCCCCGGGACGGCCGCTCCGGCGCCCGATCCCCGTACGGCACCCGAACCGGCCGCCGTCCTGCCGCCCGGCACCAAGGTGTGTGTCGCCTGCCGGGCCGGCCGGGTCGACGACGACGGCTACTGCGAGAACTGCGGCCACGCCCAGCCGCGCGAGCGCGACCACATGGAGCAGGAGCTCGGTTCGGTGGCCGCGGTCAGCGACCGGGGCCTGCGCCACCACCGCAACGAGGACTCGTTCGCGGTGTCGGTCACCGCACTGCCGGACGGCTCCCCCGCCGTCGTCGCGATCGTCTGCGACGGCGTCTCGTCGGCCAGCCGGCCGGACGAGGCATCGGCCGCCGCCGCGAGCGCGGCCAACGAGGCGCTGCTCGGCGCGCTGCCGCGCGGCACGCATCCGCAGCAGGCGATGCACGAGGCGATCGTCGCGGCCGCCGAGTCGGTCAACCGGCTCGCGCGGGACGACGGCCAGGGCCAGGAGCGCGATCCGCACCGCCAGCAGAACGCGCCGGCGTGCACCCTGGTCGGCGCGGTCATGGCGGGCGGCCTGCTGGTGGTCGGCTGGGTGGGCGACAGCCGGGTGTACTGGGTGCCCGAGGACCGCTCCACCGCGCCGGCCCGGCTCACCGAGGACGACTCCTGGGCCGCGCAGATGGTCGCGGCCGGCCTGATGAACGAGGCGGAGGCGTACGCGGACGAGCGGGCGCACGCCATCACGGGCTGGCTCGGCGCCGACTCCTACGAACTGGAGCCGCACACCGCGTCGTTCAAACCGGACCGCCCCGGCCTGGTGGTGGTCTGCACGGACGGCCTGTGGAACTACGCGGAGTCCGCCGCCGAGATGGCCGCCGCGGTGCCCGCCGACGCCTACGAACGGCCGCTGCACGGCGCCCAGGTGCTGGTGGGCCACGCCCTGGACGGCGGGGGCCACGACAACGTAACAGTGGCGCTGCTGCCGTTCGCCGTATCACCTCAAGGGGCAGGATCCGCCTACAGCGGCGGGTGA
- a CDS encoding tetratricopeptide repeat protein has protein sequence MSTQCQRPACEGSYEDMGGGELYCDTCGLAPVVSPNGMVSSPPTGIAGGGKAGRGSNSTSVRSSSQASSRASSRSSSRSSTSRRSVSGRLSRALSGSTTSRSVSVRSSAKSTNASGRNRLGAGLVLVPDVPRPDPRTAVMENPEVSERKRFCSRSDCGAPVGRSRGDRAGRTEGFCTKCGHPYSFVPKLQAGDIVHGQYEVAGCLAHGGLGWVYLAVDRAVSDRWVVLKGLLDTGDQDAMAAAISERRFLAEIEHSNIVRIYNFVEHLDQRTGSLDGYIVMEYVGGKALKEIANERRTASGKRDPLPVEQACAFGIEALEALGHLHSRNLLYCDFKVDNAIQTEDQLKLIDMGAVRRMDDDESAIYGTVGYQAPEVAEVGPSVASDLYTVARTLAVLTFDFQGYTNVFVDSLPDPDNIEVFRQYESFYRLLVRATDPDPARRFASASEMAEQLTGVLREVVSLQTGRPRPALSTLFGAELRVTDTELFAAQSGEVSRLGARAPESGFLGRRRGGGPAPVTGQPAPPAAVAPPGGTPGALPAGPPPAFAAGAGPLPATSTHVRSPGTPGPYAQAPAAIPAPRTPLAAPGTAPGTYSGPGPRLAGLDVRATALALPVPRVDANDPNAGFLAGVMASAPAELIAALQAVPAASLETRLRELRASLEMADLDGAATTLAALEAKHPDDWRVVWYRGLTSLVTGDKENAALSFDAVYDAFPGEPAPKLALGICAEVLGQLDNAAEYYRLVWLTDPSFVSAAFGLARVQIAAGDRGAAVRTLESVPEASIHYTAARVAAVRARLRERAPDEPLMTDLTAASDQVSGLAALGLDAVRREQLSTEVLGTALDWVLSGSPSAPQPAAPAGPQGPRTLLGSELDERGLRFGLERSYRMLARLAEPGDERIELVERANRFRPRTWV, from the coding sequence ATGAGTACGCAGTGCCAGCGCCCCGCGTGCGAGGGCAGCTACGAGGACATGGGCGGCGGTGAGCTGTACTGCGACACCTGCGGTCTGGCCCCGGTCGTCTCGCCGAACGGGATGGTGAGCTCGCCGCCCACCGGCATCGCGGGCGGCGGCAAGGCGGGCAGGGGCAGCAACAGCACCTCGGTCCGCAGCAGTTCGCAGGCGTCGTCGAGGGCGTCCTCGCGCTCCTCGTCCCGCTCCTCCACGTCCCGGCGTTCGGTGTCCGGGCGGCTGTCCCGGGCCCTGTCGGGCAGCACCACCTCGCGTTCGGTCTCGGTGCGTTCCTCGGCCAAGTCGACCAACGCCTCGGGCCGCAACCGGCTGGGGGCCGGCCTGGTGCTCGTCCCGGACGTGCCGCGTCCCGATCCGCGTACGGCGGTGATGGAGAACCCGGAGGTCTCCGAGCGCAAGCGGTTCTGTTCGCGTTCGGACTGCGGGGCGCCGGTGGGCCGGTCCCGGGGCGACCGGGCGGGGCGTACGGAGGGGTTCTGCACCAAGTGCGGCCACCCGTACTCCTTCGTGCCGAAGCTGCAGGCGGGCGACATCGTCCACGGGCAGTACGAGGTCGCGGGCTGTCTGGCGCACGGCGGGCTCGGCTGGGTCTACCTCGCGGTGGACCGCGCGGTCTCCGACCGCTGGGTGGTGCTCAAGGGCCTGCTCGACACGGGCGACCAGGACGCCATGGCGGCGGCCATCTCGGAGCGCCGGTTCCTTGCCGAGATCGAGCACTCCAACATCGTCCGGATCTACAACTTCGTCGAGCACCTCGACCAGCGCACGGGCTCGCTCGACGGCTACATCGTCATGGAGTACGTCGGCGGCAAGGCGCTCAAGGAGATCGCCAACGAGCGCCGCACGGCGTCCGGAAAGCGCGATCCGCTGCCGGTGGAGCAGGCGTGCGCGTTCGGCATCGAGGCGCTGGAGGCGCTGGGCCATCTGCACAGCCGCAACCTGCTGTACTGCGACTTCAAGGTCGACAACGCCATCCAGACCGAGGACCAGCTCAAGCTGATCGACATGGGCGCGGTGCGCAGGATGGACGACGACGAGTCGGCCATCTACGGCACGGTGGGCTACCAGGCGCCCGAGGTCGCGGAGGTCGGCCCCTCGGTCGCCTCCGACCTGTACACGGTGGCGCGGACGCTGGCCGTGCTCACCTTCGACTTCCAGGGGTACACGAACGTCTTCGTGGACTCGCTGCCGGACCCGGACAACATCGAGGTCTTCCGGCAGTACGAGTCGTTCTACCGGCTTCTCGTCCGGGCCACCGACCCCGATCCGGCACGGCGGTTCGCCTCCGCGTCGGAGATGGCGGAGCAGCTGACGGGTGTGCTGCGAGAGGTGGTGTCGCTCCAGACGGGGCGGCCGCGTCCGGCGCTGTCGACGCTGTTCGGCGCGGAGCTGCGGGTCACCGACACGGAGCTGTTCGCCGCGCAGAGCGGTGAGGTCTCGCGCCTGGGGGCGCGGGCGCCCGAGTCCGGCTTCCTGGGACGCCGGCGCGGCGGTGGCCCCGCTCCGGTGACCGGGCAGCCCGCTCCGCCCGCTGCGGTGGCCCCGCCCGGGGGGACGCCGGGAGCGCTGCCCGCCGGCCCGCCGCCCGCGTTCGCCGCCGGGGCGGGCCCGCTGCCCGCCACCTCCACCCATGTCCGCTCCCCCGGCACCCCCGGGCCGTACGCGCAGGCACCGGCGGCCATTCCGGCCCCCCGGACCCCGCTCGCGGCCCCCGGCACCGCGCCGGGGACGTACAGCGGGCCGGGTCCCCGGCTGGCCGGGCTCGATGTGCGGGCGACCGCGCTCGCGCTGCCGGTCCCCCGGGTCGACGCGAACGACCCCAACGCGGGCTTCCTCGCGGGCGTGATGGCCTCGGCGCCCGCCGAGCTGATCGCGGCCCTGCAGGCGGTGCCCGCCGCCTCGCTGGAGACCCGGCTGCGTGAGCTGCGGGCCTCCCTGGAGATGGCCGACCTCGACGGGGCGGCCACGACCCTGGCGGCGCTGGAGGCGAAGCACCCGGACGACTGGCGCGTCGTCTGGTACCGGGGCCTGACCTCCCTGGTGACCGGCGACAAGGAGAACGCGGCGCTGTCGTTCGACGCGGTCTACGACGCGTTCCCCGGGGAGCCGGCGCCGAAGCTGGCGCTCGGCATCTGCGCGGAGGTCCTGGGCCAGCTGGACAACGCCGCCGAGTACTACCGCCTGGTGTGGCTGACCGACCCGAGCTTCGTGAGCGCGGCGTTCGGCCTGGCCCGGGTGCAGATCGCGGCCGGGGACCGGGGCGCCGCCGTCCGGACCCTGGAGTCCGTGCCGGAGGCCTCGATCCACTACACGGCGGCCCGGGTCGCCGCGGTGCGGGCCCGGCTGCGTGAACGGGCCCCGGACGAGCCCCTGATGACCGATCTGACGGCCGCGTCGGACCAGGTCTCGGGGCTGGCCGCGCTGGGGCTGGACGCGGTGCGCCGGGAGCAGTTGTCGACCGAGGTGCTGGGCACCGCGCTCGACTGGGTACTCTCCGGTAGTCCCTCGGCCCCGCAGCCGGCCGCACCGGCCGGACCGCAGGGCCCGAGGACACTGCTCGGCAGTGAGTTGGACGAGCGCGGCCTGCGGTTCGGGCTCGAGCGTTCGTACCGGATGCTCGCCCGGCTTGCGGAGCCCGGCGACGAGAGGATCGAACTGGTGGAGCGGGCCAACCGTTTCCGCCCCCGAACGTGGGTGTGA
- a CDS encoding glutamate ABC transporter substrate-binding protein: MAVACAVTASLTLLPLSHGGGDTFGPDVSGPGAAHAVQTRAGDCKDPEASLRPSDADGPAIERIKKRGKLIAGVDQNSFQWGFRDPESGDLEGFDIDLVRAIAKNILGDPGKVIFRAIPTNQRIAALENDKVDVVVRTMTINCARLEQVSFSTAYFQAGQQVLAPKDSSITGFDSSLSGKRVCTAEGSTAYEALEKKSFGSVFKDKHDGTDADEDLLTVPNQLDCLVRLQMGEVDAVVTDNALAAGQAAQDPAVELKGDKPSTTEYYGVAAKLGADDLVARVNQVLVGYRAGGANSPWMQSYEKWLEDGLPGITAPPAPKYRD; encoded by the coding sequence ATGGCGGTGGCCTGCGCGGTGACGGCCTCGCTGACCCTGCTGCCGCTCTCCCACGGCGGCGGCGACACCTTCGGCCCGGACGTCTCGGGCCCGGGGGCGGCGCACGCCGTCCAGACGCGGGCCGGGGACTGCAAGGACCCCGAGGCGAGCCTGCGCCCCTCCGACGCGGACGGACCCGCCATCGAGCGGATCAAGAAGCGCGGCAAGCTGATCGCCGGTGTCGACCAGAACAGCTTCCAGTGGGGCTTCCGCGACCCCGAGTCCGGCGACCTCGAGGGCTTCGACATCGACCTGGTGCGGGCGATCGCCAAGAACATCCTGGGCGACCCCGGCAAGGTGATCTTCCGGGCCATCCCCACCAACCAGCGCATCGCCGCCCTGGAGAACGACAAGGTCGACGTCGTCGTCCGGACGATGACGATCAACTGCGCCCGGCTGGAGCAGGTCTCCTTCTCCACGGCCTACTTCCAGGCGGGCCAGCAGGTCCTCGCGCCCAAGGACTCCTCCATCACCGGGTTCGACTCCTCGCTGTCCGGCAAGCGGGTCTGCACCGCCGAGGGCTCCACGGCGTACGAGGCGCTGGAGAAGAAGTCGTTCGGCTCGGTGTTCAAGGACAAGCACGACGGCACCGACGCCGACGAGGACCTGCTCACGGTCCCCAACCAGCTGGACTGCCTGGTACGGCTCCAGATGGGCGAGGTCGACGCGGTCGTCACGGACAACGCCCTGGCGGCCGGCCAGGCCGCCCAGGACCCGGCCGTGGAGCTGAAGGGCGACAAGCCCTCCACCACGGAGTACTACGGCGTGGCCGCCAAGCTGGGCGCCGACGACCTGGTGGCGCGGGTCAACCAGGTGCTGGTCGGCTACCGCGCAGGCGGGGCGAACAGCCCGTGGATGCAGTCGTACGAGAAGTGGCTGGAGGACGGCCTGCCCGGGATCACGGCGCCGCCGGCGCCCAAGTACCGGGACTAG
- a CDS encoding BadF/BadG/BcrA/BcrD ATPase family protein, translating to MGVNGSVLAIDAGNSKTDVALIGADGTVLSTARGGGFQPPAVGIGTAVDVLGAAVDQVLASAGADGVAHVSACLANADLPVEEEQLTKALAARGWGRTVEVRNDTFAILRAGVDEPRGVAVVCGAGINCVGMVPDGRTARFPAIGRISGDWGGGSGLSEEAMWCAARAEDGRGEPTELARTLPAHFGLDSMYALIEALHLGRIDSVRRHELSPVLFATAAAGDAVALGLVDRLAEEVVALSSVALTRLGLLDEEAPVVLGGSVLAARHPRLDGRIAELLAARAPKAVVRVVQESPVLGAGLLGLDRTGAAPGVHARLRAQYA from the coding sequence GTGGGCGTGAACGGTTCGGTCCTCGCGATCGACGCGGGGAACAGCAAGACCGATGTGGCACTCATCGGTGCGGACGGCACGGTGCTGTCCACGGCCCGGGGCGGTGGCTTCCAGCCGCCCGCGGTCGGGATCGGCACGGCCGTGGACGTGCTGGGCGCGGCCGTGGACCAGGTGCTGGCCTCGGCCGGCGCCGACGGCGTCGCCCATGTGTCGGCCTGTCTCGCCAACGCCGACCTGCCCGTCGAGGAGGAACAGCTCACGAAGGCCCTGGCCGCGCGCGGCTGGGGCCGCACGGTGGAGGTGCGCAACGACACCTTCGCGATCCTGCGGGCCGGGGTGGACGAGCCGCGCGGGGTGGCCGTCGTCTGCGGCGCGGGCATCAACTGCGTGGGCATGGTGCCGGACGGGCGCACCGCCCGCTTCCCCGCGATAGGCCGGATCTCCGGTGACTGGGGCGGCGGCTCGGGGCTCTCCGAGGAGGCCATGTGGTGCGCCGCGCGGGCCGAGGACGGCCGGGGCGAGCCGACCGAGCTGGCCCGGACGCTGCCCGCGCACTTCGGGCTCGACTCGATGTACGCGCTGATCGAGGCGCTGCATCTGGGCCGGATCGACTCGGTGCGACGGCACGAGCTGTCGCCGGTGCTCTTCGCGACGGCCGCCGCCGGTGACGCGGTGGCCCTCGGCCTCGTGGACCGGCTGGCGGAGGAGGTCGTGGCACTGTCCTCGGTCGCGCTGACCCGTCTCGGGCTGCTCGACGAGGAGGCGCCGGTGGTGCTGGGCGGCAGTGTGCTGGCCGCGCGCCACCCCCGGCTGGACGGCCGGATCGCCGAACTCCTGGCGGCGCGCGCCCCGAAGGCCGTGGTGCGGGTGGTGCAGGAGTCCCCGGTGCTGGGCGCCGGGCTGCTGGGCCTGGACCGCACCGGGGCGGCGCCCGGGGTGCACGCGAGGCTGCGGGCGCAGTACGCCTGA
- a CDS encoding 6-phospho-beta-glucosidase translates to MKLAVVGGGSTYTPELIDGFARLRDTLPVEELVLVDPAADRLELVGGLARRIFAKQGHPGRIVTTSDIDAGVAGADAVLLQLRVGGQAARNQDETWPLECGCVGQETTGAGGLAKALRTVPVVLDIAERVRRTNPDAWIIDFTNPVGIVTRALLQAGHKAVGLCNVAIGFQRKFARLLDVTPGEVHLDHVGLNHLTWELGVRLGGPDGENVLPRLIAEHGDAIADDLHMPRAIVDRLGVIPSYYLRYFYAHDEVVRELGTKPSRAAEVAAMEKELLAQYGDPALDEKPALLAKRGGAFYSEAAVDLAAALLGGGGSAHQVVNTYNNGTLPFLPDDAVIEVQAKVGKQGAAPLAVPELDPLYAGLIANVTAYEDLALEAALRGGRDRVFKALLAHPLIGQFAYAEALTDKLIAHNREHLAWA, encoded by the coding sequence ATGAAGCTCGCAGTAGTGGGTGGCGGGTCCACCTACACACCTGAACTGATCGACGGATTCGCCCGGCTGCGGGACACCCTGCCGGTCGAGGAGCTGGTGCTCGTCGACCCGGCGGCCGACCGGCTCGAACTCGTCGGCGGCCTCGCCCGGCGGATCTTCGCCAAGCAGGGCCACCCGGGCAGGATCGTCACCACCTCGGACATCGACGCCGGCGTCGCCGGCGCCGACGCGGTCCTGCTCCAGCTGCGCGTGGGCGGCCAGGCCGCCCGCAACCAGGACGAGACCTGGCCGCTGGAGTGCGGCTGCGTCGGCCAGGAGACCACCGGGGCCGGCGGTCTCGCCAAGGCCCTGCGCACCGTCCCGGTCGTCCTGGACATCGCGGAGCGGGTCCGGCGCACCAACCCGGACGCCTGGATCATCGACTTCACCAACCCGGTCGGCATCGTCACCCGGGCGCTGCTGCAGGCCGGGCACAAGGCCGTCGGCCTGTGCAACGTGGCCATCGGCTTCCAGCGGAAGTTCGCTCGGCTGCTGGACGTGACCCCGGGCGAGGTGCACCTCGACCACGTCGGGCTGAACCACCTGACCTGGGAGCTGGGGGTCCGCCTCGGCGGCCCCGACGGGGAGAACGTGCTGCCCCGGCTGATCGCCGAGCACGGCGACGCGATCGCGGACGACCTGCACATGCCCCGGGCGATCGTGGACCGCCTCGGCGTGATCCCCTCGTACTACCTGCGCTACTTCTACGCGCACGACGAGGTCGTACGGGAGCTGGGCACCAAGCCCTCGCGGGCGGCCGAGGTCGCCGCGATGGAGAAGGAACTCCTGGCCCAGTACGGCGATCCGGCGCTGGACGAGAAGCCCGCGCTGCTCGCCAAGCGCGGCGGCGCCTTCTACTCGGAGGCGGCCGTGGACCTGGCGGCGGCCCTGCTCGGCGGCGGCGGCTCGGCGCACCAGGTGGTCAACACCTACAACAACGGCACGCTGCCGTTCCTGCCGGACGACGCGGTGATCGAGGTCCAGGCGAAGGTCGGCAAGCAGGGCGCGGCCCCGCTCGCCGTGCCGGAGCTGGACCCGCTGTACGCCGGTCTGATCGCCAACGTGACGGCGTACGAGGACCTGGCGCTGGAGGCCGCCCTGCGCGGTGGCCGCGACCGGGTGTTCAAGGCGCTGCTCGCGCACCCCCTGATCGGCCAGTTCGCGTACGCCGAGGCGCTCACCGACAAGCTGATCGCGCACAACCGGGAGCACCTCGCGTGGGCGTGA
- a CDS encoding carbohydrate ABC transporter permease, with protein sequence MAQLLDTPKAAGPASDPVTPAERVARRKALLHWIAVHSLGVAAALFFVLPFVFLLLTSLMSDQQALTRDLWPHPFEWSNYKEVFETEGFLTWWKNTLLYAGLGTVLTVVSSLPVAYALAKFRFRGRHLSLMLVISMMMLPPQVVVIPMYLFWAKQLDLSGTLWPLIIPMAFGDAFSIFLLRQFLLTIPDEYLDAAKVDGCGELRTLLRVVVPMAKPGIAAVALFQFFYAWNDYFGPQIYASENPGAWTLSYGLESFKGAHHTDWNLTMAATVLVMAPVIVVFFFAQKAFVEGVTLTGVKG encoded by the coding sequence GTGGCGCAGCTTCTCGACACCCCCAAGGCCGCCGGCCCGGCGAGTGACCCCGTCACCCCGGCCGAGCGCGTCGCACGCCGCAAGGCGCTGCTGCACTGGATCGCCGTGCACTCGCTCGGCGTGGCGGCGGCCCTCTTCTTCGTGCTGCCGTTCGTCTTCCTCCTGCTCACCTCGCTGATGAGCGACCAGCAGGCACTGACCCGTGACCTGTGGCCGCACCCCTTCGAGTGGAGCAACTACAAGGAGGTGTTCGAGACCGAGGGCTTTCTGACCTGGTGGAAGAACACCCTGCTGTACGCGGGGCTGGGCACCGTGCTCACGGTGGTGTCCTCGCTGCCCGTGGCGTACGCGCTCGCCAAGTTCCGCTTCCGCGGCCGGCATCTGTCGCTGATGCTCGTCATCTCGATGATGATGCTGCCGCCGCAGGTCGTGGTCATCCCGATGTACCTGTTCTGGGCGAAGCAGCTGGACCTGTCCGGGACGCTCTGGCCGCTGATCATCCCGATGGCGTTCGGCGACGCGTTCTCCATCTTCCTGCTGCGGCAGTTCCTGCTGACCATCCCCGACGAGTACCTCGACGCCGCGAAGGTCGACGGCTGCGGTGAACTGCGCACCCTGCTGCGCGTCGTGGTGCCGATGGCCAAGCCGGGCATCGCCGCCGTGGCCCTCTTCCAGTTCTTCTACGCCTGGAACGACTACTTCGGCCCGCAGATCTACGCCTCGGAGAACCCGGGGGCCTGGACCCTGAGTTATGGACTGGAGTCCTTCAAGGGCGCACACCACACCGACTGGAACCTGACCATGGCTGCGACCGTTCTGGTCATGGCCCCTGTGATCGTCGTCTTCTTCTTCGCACAGAAGGCCTTTGTCGAGGGCGTCACACTGACCGGAGTAAAGGGCTGA
- a CDS encoding sugar ABC transporter permease — protein MSTYTLRSKRRRSALRTAAFMSPWLIGFCVFFAYPLISTLYFSFTSYDGFTPPQFSGLKNWSFVFNDYPLFWPALRNTLWLVVVMVSCRVVFGLGVGLLITKIKTGTGVFRTLFYLPYLAPPVAATLGFVFLLNPGTGPVNSILGGLGMGTPGWFTDATWSKPALTALAVWGVGDLMVIFMAALLDVPKEQYEAAELDGATPLQRFRFVTLPNISPIIMFAVVTGIIQTMQYYTQPLVAGKVASGVMGGSGQQFEPGYPDKSTLTLPQLVYNLGFQRFDYGSACVVALVLFVLAMAFTALLMRRRSGLIQAGE, from the coding sequence ATGAGCACGTACACACTCCGTTCGAAGCGCCGCCGGTCGGCGCTTCGGACGGCGGCCTTCATGTCGCCGTGGCTGATCGGGTTCTGCGTCTTCTTCGCCTACCCGCTGATCTCCACGCTCTATTTCTCCTTCACCAGCTACGACGGCTTCACGCCCCCGCAGTTCAGCGGGCTGAAGAACTGGTCGTTCGTCTTCAACGACTACCCGCTCTTCTGGCCCGCCCTGCGCAACACGCTCTGGCTGGTCGTCGTCATGGTCAGCTGCCGGGTGGTGTTCGGACTCGGCGTCGGTCTGCTGATCACCAAGATCAAGACGGGCACCGGGGTCTTCCGGACGCTGTTCTACCTGCCCTATCTGGCCCCGCCGGTCGCCGCGACCCTGGGTTTCGTCTTCCTGCTCAACCCGGGTACCGGACCGGTCAACTCGATCCTCGGCGGGCTGGGGATGGGGACGCCGGGCTGGTTCACGGACGCCACCTGGTCCAAGCCGGCGCTGACCGCCCTCGCGGTGTGGGGGGTGGGCGACCTGATGGTGATCTTCATGGCCGCGCTCCTCGACGTCCCCAAGGAGCAGTACGAGGCGGCGGAGCTGGACGGGGCGACCCCGCTCCAGCGGTTCCGCTTCGTCACCCTGCCGAACATCTCGCCGATCATCATGTTCGCCGTGGTCACCGGCATCATCCAGACGATGCAGTACTACACCCAGCCGCTGGTGGCCGGGAAGGTCGCCTCGGGAGTGATGGGCGGCTCCGGGCAGCAGTTCGAACCGGGCTATCCCGACAAGTCGACACTGACGCTTCCGCAGCTGGTCTACAACCTCGGTTTCCAGCGCTTCGACTACGGCTCCGCCTGTGTGGTCGCGCTCGTTCTCTTCGTCCTCGCCATGGCGTTCACCGCACTGCTGATGCGGCGCCGCAGCGGACTGATCCAGGCAGGTGAGTGA